In the genome of bacterium, the window GCTAAGACCAGACGGAACCATTACGTCTATTGACTATTGTTATACGCCGACATTGGCTGAAATCCCTCCATTATATAGTCATTCGATCGTTATCAGAGAAACCGGGAAACCAGAAAGACGAATGCACTTTGACAATCTGGGACGAAGTCTTAGAAGTGTGAAAATCGGCTTTGATGGAACTCCAATCTTTGTTGATAATAAATTTGATGGATTGATGAGACTAATATCGACAACTGTGCCGTATTTTCAAGGACAAAACACTAACGTTCCCGCAAAGATTTATCAGTATGATCCAATCGACCGCCCAGCAAAAATTACCTATCCAACTGGAGCGATCTCGCAATTTACTTATCAAGCTCCAGCGGTGGTTATTGCTAATCCGGTTGTGGGCGCGACAACTTATGGGCGGACTGTCCGGGAATTGAGAACAGGAAATCGGGAAAGTATCTCCAGCTATAACGATTTAGGCCAGTTAATTCAAACACATGACGTCAGCAGTTCCAATGGAACAATGCTACAAATGCAGAGTTATTCTTATGATACTTATGGAAATTTATTCAAAACAGTAGACGCCAATGGAAATATCACTACTGCAACTAATGATAACTTAGGATATCAACTTTCGTTAAATGACCCTGACCGAGGATTAAATTCTTATAACTATGATGCGCTCGGCCAAGTCATGTCGAGCAAAGACGCCCGAGGCTTAATTACGATGTATCAGTATGACCTACTAGGCCGGTTAAAGATTCGTTCAGACGCATCAGGAGTCAGCCAGTGGACATATGATTTGGCAAAGAAGGGAACTCTTTCTAGATTACAAGGTAGCAATGGATACATAGCACAGTATTCATATGACACGCTTACCCGACCTTCTGCTGTCTTAGAAACTATTCAAGGTAGTAATTACACTACAAGTTTTGCTTATGATTCATCAGGACGTATGTCCGAGATCACATACCCAGGTGCACCGTTAATGAAGGTTGCCTATGGATATAATACTTTTGGATATCTTGCACGTGTTTATAACCCAGCGAATAACGGCAATTACTGGCAATTAGTCAAAGCCAATGAGCGCTTGCAGTCCGGTCATTTCATTCTAGGGAATAACGTAGAAGAAAAGCGAACATACCACCGGTCGTCAGGTCAAGTTGCAGGTATTAATACGAATAAAGTTGGCAGCACAAACTTTTATCAGCAACTTGTTTACTATTATGACAATCTAAGCCGTCTTAGCGCCGAGTACGATATTAAAAATGGCTATATCCTGTCGCATCAGTATGATGCGATCGACCGCATTACGCATTCAACGTCGTGTAACTTCTTATATGTCTGCAGCGCTCCAAAAACATATAGCTATGATAAAATTGGCAATATCCTCTCAAAGTCAGACCTAGGAAATTATTTATACGCTCCTGGCGCTAAGCCACACGCAGTAAAATCAATTACGCCATACTCTGGCCCGCAAATTAACTTCCAATATGATTTGGCCGGCAACACCTTATCTGGAAATGGTAAAAATTATGCTTGGGATCCACAGGGAATGCCCTCAAGAATTAGTGATGGTGTTAACGACATATTAATATCTTATAATCCGGACTTGAAGAAAATTGCTGTGCAAGACGGATTAAACACTTTCCGAACCCATTATGTCGGGAAGATTTATGAGTCAACCGTGAATAGTTTGGGCAGTTTTCAGAAGCGCTTTGTTTACGTAGGCGATGCGATTGTCGCTACAAGATTTGACACGTTTGTTGGGATAACACCACAAGTCACGCTACTTTATCATAATACGGACCGCTTGGGCTCAATAACCGCAGTGACAAATAGTTCGGGCAATCTTGTAAGTGGACACAAGTTTGATCCGTTTGGGCAGGCAGTAAGTAGTGGCATTTCCTCAAATCAGCGTGGATTTACCGGACATGAGTATTATCAAAATCTCAAATTGATTGACATGAATGCCCGGGTTTATGACCCAATTACTGCGCGGTTTGCTTCGGCAGACACGCTCGTGCCGGATGTAACTAATTCGCAGAGCTTTAATCGCTATAGTTATGTCAACAATAGTCCAACAATGTTTACAGATCCAAGTGGTCATGCGCAAATACCGCCTGACCCGATTGCCTTTAGTGGAACTAGTGCGGTCGTAGATATCTCTGCCAATATTTCAGCGGTTAATACATTCAGAGGAGTCGACGGAATGGGATTTATATCGGTAGTGAATTCTGCGAATGCGGCGATGAGATTGAATCAAGACATGCAACCACTGCAAACCTTTAAACCGATCCAAGGCACGCTTGTTGCGGAACGGGATGCGACAAATGTAAGTATGATCAGAAACTTTCGCAACGGTTCTGATCCTCTAATGATTGCGAAAACGGAACTGGAAATGCAGCAAATGTTTGAAGATCGGAAAATTGTTTTAAATGCCGCATTCTGGTTTTTTCCCGAAGTCAAAGCCGTAAGTATGATTGATAAGTCCTTTACGGCTATTAATTTACTGTCAACAATAAATAAAGAAGATCCAACCTCAAGCGATTTAGTCGACGTAGGTAGTTCGACGAAAGATCTTGTTACGCCGTATAAGCCAACTGACTACTCGTTAACTAGGAAAGCTTTATCTGGCGTTAAGTCAATAGTGATCGATTATGGCATAAGTCAGGCACTAGAATTGTTTAAGACTCCAAAGTCTGCGGCTTATAATTCTAAATCAAATATGCTGGTTGCTGAGCCCGATGCCACGTATGTCAAGCCACCTGTGATCTTTTCACTGCCTATGAGATAAATTTCACTCGTTTCACCCAAGGCACAATTTCGAAATCTAGATCGTAAGTTGCAACTTGGGTGATTTGATTGACTTCCATGCAAGCGATATGAATAGCATCTCGAGTGGTTAGTTTTGGATAATCTTCAAGAAGCCTTCTAGCACGTAATAGTTCTTCATTTCCAATTGGGAGAATCGCCAGATCTAAGATTTGAATACTATCAAAGCAGTTAAATGCAACTTCACGCTTGTTGATTGCAATATAACGATGCAAAATCTCCTGTAAAACTTCACTATTTATGCAATATTTTTCTCGACTCGTTGGTCGTAGGAGCCCCTCCAGGAATTTTTGGCAGGGTTTCTGCTCGGGGCTTGGTTTCCCGGCAGCATACATGAAGATATTTGCATCAATAAAAATCATTTATAGCGCCGTTTAAATGATTCCTTGATCATTGTATCTACGTCAGACACTGGAGCATTTTGGGAAAATAACTTCATTAGTGCAGTTTTTTTATTGTCGGTCGTGCACTCTCCGATAGAACTTAGCGCTTTGTCTCTTAAATGTCTGCGTGCCCACTCAGCTAGTGAAATTCCTTCACGTTTCGCCGCAGATTTGAGGAGATGCTCATCTCCTGGTGCAATCGGGATTTGCAATCTTTTAATCATACTCATATGTATGAGTATAGCTGATATTTCTATAAACTGGAAATTTAATTTTTTATCCATAGTTACGATAGATTATCCCAGCGCTTTTTAGTGAAAGTTGATAACTCAATATATAATCTCTCAATCAATCCGCGCCTTGATGCTCTATCCTGAAAATAAATCGAAATGGCCTGGACAAATAAATCTCGCACTTGCAAATAGCTGATAGTCAGCACACTGCCTTGTAGTTCCAAATACTGCGCCATTAAAATCTCTAAACCCTCCAGGCGCAATGTCATCCCCCCATAAGCCTCACTCCAATATAAACCAAGCCGTTCATCACGCTTACGAAACCACTCTTCGACAAGTGCAGCGCGAGCTGACGAGTAATTCTCCTTGAAATATCCGCGAACTGAATCAGGCAAACGCTCGTTATTAGATGAAAATATTACCTCCTGCCCACGGTCAGAAAGCTCAATCGTTAGAATTACTTGATCATTGTCGACAATTTCACAGCAAATATTTTTTTGGATACACGCCTCCCGTCCGTAGAAAAATAGACTACGGCCAGGTTTAGAAAAAAGCAGCACAAAGTCGGCTAAGTTGTTAACTTGACTCAGGATGCTGCGAATTTCTAGTTCATGCTCAGGAGTTGGAATCGACTTCCAACTCAGATGTCGATAAAACATTCGCTTTAAACCTTGTAGACTCGTCAAAATTGTCAAATGGTAACAATAGAATTATCGTCCGTTTGGGAGTGAGTTGTGACTGGGACGCTAAAAAAAATTAAATCGGCATGAATTTAAGGATTCTTAAATACCTCTGGAATGTAGCCGTTGCTGCGACAGTTACATACTGCGCCTATCATGTTTTTATCACTAACAAGAATCGATTAATTTCTCCGTTTGGTAAAAATTTGGCTTTAGTTCTCGAAGCACGACAAACAAGCATGGCAGTGTGCCCAGGATCCAATCGGCAAATGCATCCCGAGTTGCGCGTGGCAGTCAGAGCAGCGGCAGCCAAATATGATCTAGATCAGACCTTATTACTTGCCGTTGTCGCAACCGAGTCAGCTTGTAAAACTGACGCAGTTTCCCCAAAAGGAGCTCGCGGAGCAATGCAAGTCATGCCTGCAACCGGGGCAGAAGTTGGGACCGACGAGCTTGAGCGCACGTATGACAACGTTTTTGCAGGCGCAAGCTATTTACGTAAGATGCTTGACCAATTCGGAGATGAGAAATTAGCGCTAGCTGCCTATAATTGCGGCCCTGCTTGCGTGCGGCGTGCCAAGGGCATTCCGAAAAATAAAGAAACATCCGAGTATGTGAGAAAAGTCACAAAACTAAAAAAAGAAATTATTTAGGGAAACTCTGGGGCGTTTCACTTTTTTTGTTTTTCTCCGCACAACAACCCCCACAAGATTTTTCCCCTTTGCTGCGACGCAGACGTTGAAAAAGCCCAAATGCAGCAAGTATCACTACAACAATAATTACCAGTGATTCGAGTTCATCATGCATAAATTTCAAAGCCCCAGGCTGTATGCTACGTTATAGGTTAACATCGAGGCAAGATAAGCAAGTAGTGTTAAATATCCAAACATAATGATCGGCCATTTATATGACCGAGTTTCTCGGTAACAGACCGACAAAGTCGACATACACTGACAAGCAAAGACAAAAAAGACCAGTAGTGACAAAGCTGTTGCAATTGAAAAATCTCCTTGTAGGTGCCGCTCTTTGAGTAATTGCAAGAGTGAGTGCGAATTTTCGCCCTCTGTGGAGACGTTATACATCGTGGCTAGGCTACTCACAAAAACTTCACGCGCAGCAAAAGCAGCAATCAGGCCAACGCCAATCTCCCAATTAAAACCCAGCGGCTTAAGCGCTGGCTCGAGGATATGCCCAAGCTGCCCGGCAAAACTACTTCGCGCACGAATATCGGCTTGGGGTTCGTCATAATGCGGATAGGTGGTAAGAAACCAAAGAATAATTGAACAAAGAAAAATAATCGTCCCGGCGTTCTTGAGAAAACCTAAAACTTGATCCCAGACTTGTCGTAGCGTTGTTCTAAGGGACGGCGCACGCAGTGGGGGAAGTTCTAAGACAAACACCGTTGGGTTATGGTGTAAAAAACCACGGCGCATAATTAATGCTACAAATAAGGCGCCAATAATGCCTAAAAAATAAAGACCAAAGAAGGTTATACTTTGTAGCGAGAAAACGCCTAAAACTGTGGTTGCGGGGATTACCGCGGCAATGATCAAAGTATAGACTGGCAGTCTCGCACTGCAACTCATTAGTGGGATAACCATGATTGTTGTCAGGCGGTCGGCCCATGAGGGAATAGAACGAGTTGAAAGAATTCCTGGTATTGCGCAGCCAAAAGAATTTAGCAGTGGCACAAATCCACGACCCTGCAGGCCAAAGGGTCGCATGATGCGGTCCATTAAGACTGCTGCGCGTGCCAGGTAGCCACTATCTTCCAAAAATCCCAAGAATAAAAATAGCAAAGCAATCTGCGGAACAAAGACAACTACGCTGCCTACTCCTGCGAGAATGCCATCGACAAGCAGGCTTTGGATTTGTCCAGGAGGGATAATTTGTATCAGTGCGCCACTAATTTTTGTAATTAAGCTATCGAGCAATTCAGTTGGCACGCTCGACCAGGAAAATATTGCTTGAAACATGCAAAACATCATGATTGCAAACGTAGCAAGTCCAGTGTACTTGCCGGAAATAAAATTATCAATTTTAGCGCGCCATGAAAATTGTTTTAATTCGGGTAGGCGCTGCACGTCGCGGGCAACACTATGCGCCCATTGATAGCGTCCTGAAGCTTCGTAAGAAAACGGATCGATTCCACTTGTAATTAATCGCGCGCGCGCCTGATTAATCAATTCACGCTCGCTTGCGCTTGCGGGCACGATCGACTGAGATAAGTAGGCGCCTGCTAAAACATAAGGAGAGGGGGAATTGGCCACACTCTCTAGGTCTGTTCTGATATGTTCTAACTCTTCACGAACCTGTTCTGATGCTTTATTCCAAGAGAGTAGATGCGGCGCGTCTTTTTGCTCGAGAGCGAGTAGATCTTCAATTTTTTTCTGCAGCTCATCAAGTCCAGATTTGGTGCGAGCTGAAATTGAGACAACAGGCAGATTTGTTTTTTTCTCTAGTAAATCGCGATAAATTGTAATACCCGCTGACTCAACCTCATCCATCATATTCAAGCAAAGAATGGTCGGAGTGTTTTGGTCGAGTAATTGTGAAATCAAATAGAGGTTACGCTCGAGGTTAATTGCATCGGCGATAATTAAAATTAAATCCGGGGTTCGAGTGTGGGTATCTAAGCCTAGTATGATATTTGAGGTGATTTGCTCGTCAAAGGAACTGCCGCCAATGCCGTAAATGCCTGGTAAGTCCGAGAGGATGATTTTTTTTCCTGAAGGGAGCTGCAGAGCTCCTTCTTTTTTCTCTACGGTGACGCCAGGGTAATTTGCGACTTTATAGTTAGAACCAGTCAGCGCATTAAATAAGGTCGTTTTGCCAGAATTTGGTGTACCGACAAGTGCGATAAAAGGTGTGCGCACAGTTAGTTGAGCTAGTCTTGATCGTTAACACGAATATGGCTTGCTTCAGATTTGCGAAGTGACCAGAGCGTATTAGCTACAGAAACAGTGATTGGGCATCCTAGTGGAGCAATTGAATGGACCGAAACTTCGCGACCATTGGTTAGTCCAAGTGAAAGGAGTTTGCGTTTGAGTTCTGCACATTCACATTGAACCGAGGAAACCACGCACGATTCACCGGCTTTCAGTTCAGACAGACAGCGCTCTTTTCCTTTTTCACAGAACATAAGTATCCAAAAGATATGTTAGTCGATTATGTAACTATTTAACTATATAGAGCATACATGATCTTGCTTGGTATATCAAGCAAGTAGTGTAACTATCTCAATTTTATTGAGATTTTATTGTTCGCAAAAAAGCAAGGCCCTTAATGCTTCGATTATCATTCAATATTACATAACAAATCAAAACCATGACTTAAAATACGAAAAGGCAGGCTTTTCGTGGGTAGATTGCTGTAATGAGTCAAAAAGGTGTAGTAGGAGCGACAAAAGTTTGAGTAAGAGGTTTATCGCAATGTTTCATTTCATCAAAAAATTAACCTTAATAATGTTTGCAATGCTGACCTTTCCGTTGTCTAGCTTTGCGCTTGATTACGTTTTCCAGTGGGCACCAGCTCCTGGTAGCTATAACCCGACAGCGGGTGAGGCAAAACTTTTCAAGGCCCGCTACAGTGAAGATACCAAAGAGTTCTATTGGTATGTCAATTTCGGACCAGCCCCAGCAACTGGTAAACTACCCAATGGTTATCACTTTGTAGTTAATGACGGCCCAAATCCAAAACCTTTTGCAGGCACTTTGGCAGCAATTTATTTTGATGCTGTTGATTTGAACAATCCAAAAGTAACAGTTTATGGATACAATGGAACTGCCTCAGAAAGTTCATACCGTGATGGATCAAGCCAAGCTGGCACGCAAATTCCTGACCGTATAGCATCGTCGATTTTGGATTCAAGCTGGGTCAAGGAAATTTCCGTTACAAATGAAGTCGATGGAACACGAACATTTGTATTAAAAATTGATACAACCCAAATCAATGCACACACACCACTATATCCAGACCCTGACGGGGATGCATGGGAAGGTATAACTTTTGCTAAGAAAATCGGAATGTGGTTTCACCCGCGCCACGGCTTAAGTACAGCATATGATAATGGATATCTTACAACATGGGGCTATCAAACTGGTGGATGGTATGACACTGATAATCAAACAGCCAATGTCATTCCGTATTGCAGCGTAGAACATGAGTCTACTGTGTTGCATGTGGGAGACACCTTCTTAAGTGAATTTAAGGCGGCTGATCCTGATGGCGATAAGCTCAAAGTAACTTATGCTGGACTTCCTCCTGGAGCGACAACATCAATTCCGAACAATTCAATTGAAAAATCTCCATTGGCGGGAACTATCTCCTGGACTCCTGGACTTGGAGATATCGGTAGCATGTATGAGATTTTGCTATCATTCATGGAAGTAGGCGGAAGCTATTTAGAAACGGCTACATGTAGAATGAAAGTTTCTGTTGAAAATCGTGCACCACGCTGCTCAAGCGGTACAAGTGGCGGTTATGCTGGCGCTTGCACAGGTTACGACACAATTATTAATCTTGATGGCAGTGCTTCGGTTGACCCGGACGGTGGTAGTTTAACCTATCGTTGGGAGACAGACTGCGCAAGCTCAACATTAGCCAATGCGCAATCTGTAAATCCGACATTGACTTTAACCTTACCTGGTAAGGGTATCGATCAAGAATGTAGCGTTAGATTGCTAGTCTCTGATGGCGTCGAGGAAACCGACTGTGGATCGGAAGTAAATGTCCCAGCCTGTCCGGTCGATTGCTTTGGCGTGCCGTTTGGTGACAGTAAGCGCGATCGCTGCGGCGTTTGCGATGGAGATGGTAAGTCTTGCTTAGGCTGCGAAACTCTAGATATTTCCCAAACCCTTTTAGGTGCTGACGGTAACGCTTCAAATGCAAACCGCCAAGTGCGTAACGCCGCCAAGCGCTACGTTCAAGCCGCAACTAAAAGGTATAAGCGTGGAAGTAAGCTAAATAGTGCCAAGAAAAAAGCCGATCAAACTTCCAAGGCTGCAACTTCAGACTACTCATTATTCTGGACGACAAACTGGATTGATATTTCAGCGACATTTATGTTCTGCTCAAATTCACAGTTCTGCGTGTCTGTATCTGAAACAGCAAATAAAGAATTGCTGCGTGTCTTAGCAAAAAAGCAACTTGACCGTGTTAATGCTTTGATGAAAAGTATCAAGAGTATACAAGGTGGTAGACTTTCGAAGACCGATCAAAAGATCATTAAAAACGCGCAAAAGCTTTATAATGATACGCTCAAGGACATTAACCAAATTCCTGATGAGCAAAGTGCTTGCCCGTAAGTAAGTAGGGTAAAGCTAAACCTCAAAAGCCGTTACAGCAAAAACTGTAGCGGCTTTTTTTATTTACACGCAGTTGTTTTACTTCTTGTGTTTCTTTTGCGGAGCTTTAAGCGCAGCTAGACAGGCTTGGGCAATTACTGGGGCAATTTCTGAAGGTTTAGTTTTGGTAAAACCTTCAAGCCAGTCCCGCACATAACTTAGTGGTATGCCAAAGAGAATGTTCCAGACAATTTCAGCTTCATAGTGAGCCATATCGCCGCGCTTCATTGCACCGCGAATCAGTCTGGCAAGCTTGCGCCCGAGACTATCAAAACCAACAGTGGTTGGGGTTGAAATCTTTTGCGATAAAAATTCTGAATGCCTCGAGAGCCAAAGGTATCGTGAAAGTAGTTCCTGGTCTTCTGCGAATTTTAGGAATGCAATAATCACCTTAGGTAGGGCTTCTTCGAAGTTTTCTCCTTCGCTAAAAGAATTATCAAGCGCTAGTCTAAATTGCTGAATTCCAGCCTTATAGAGGCAAGATGCAATTTCTTCTTTATTAAGGAAGTGGTGATAAATAGAACCGACACTGCAGCGGGAAGTCTTAGAGATATCAGGTACATTGGTGTTGAAATATCCTTGCCCAACGAAGAGTTTTAAAGATGCATCAAGGATTCGCTCGCGCGGGCCTTGATCGTCTGGCTGGGGGATTTCGGTTGTGCTCATGAATAGTTGATTTAGTAATCGTCGTCCTTGCCGCCGCTAGGATCAACTCCACCGTTGAGATCTTTACGCAAAATCTGGCTAGGTTTGAATTTCACATTGTTGCGCGGAGCAAGCACAATGCGGTCTCCAGTTTGAGGGTTTCTACCTGGGCGCGCCTTCTTTTTCTTGACTTCAAATACACCGAAGCCAGAAATCATGACCTTATCGTCACGCGCCAAACCTTCTTTAATGGTTTCGATTAAATCTTCAACAAGTTGAGTAGCCTTCTGCTTATCGAAAGGAAGGTTGTCATACACAGAGTCGATTAAATCAGCTTTAGTAAGACAGCCCTTATCTTTTTGTTCCATACGGCCTTCATCCTCTTTAAAAATGAGCACTTAACGGATAGCTCAAAATACCCTAGGTGACAACTATAAGTAAACTCATAACTGTATGAAATTTAAGCTTTATTTTCCTAAACAACCCTTAATGAAACATGCCAGTACTAGGCTACAGGTGCCGATTCAAGCGTATTTGCGCCTGAATTAAGCTGTCCGCGGGCCCAGTTTTTTACCTCTTCACTAATGCGCATGGAGCAGAATTTAGGTCCGCACATTGCACAGAAATGGGCCGTTTTAAAGTAAGGGTCGGGAAGAGTCTCGTCATGTCTGGAGCGTGCCATCTCAGGGTCAAGTGAGAGTTCAAACTGCTTTTCCCAGTCAAAGCCATAACGGGCAGTTGAGAGCGCGTCATCACGGTCACGAGCTCCTGGACGCTTGCGTGCGATGTCAGCCGCATGCGCAGCGATTTTGTAGGCAATGATGCCAGCGCGCACATCTTCAGCATTTGGTAAGGTGAGGTGCTCAGCCGGCGTTACATAACAAAGCATTGCTGCGCCATGCCAGCCAGCTACAGCTGCGCCAATTGCCGAAGTGATATGATCGTAGCCCGGGGCGATATCAGTGACAAGTGGACCGAGCACGTAAAATGGTGCGCCATGGCACCACTCGATTTGTTTCTCAACGTTCATTTGGATTTGATCGAGCGGCACGTGTCCCGGGCCTTCGACCATCACCTGTACGTCTTTTTCCCAGGCCCGCAGTGTTAAGTCTCCTAAAACTTTTAGTTCAGCAAATTGCGCGGCATCGGAAGCATCAGCTAGGCAACCGGGACGTAAACTGTCACCCAGAGAAATACTAACGTCGTAGCGCCGTAAAATTTCGAGCACATCGTCGTAAAATTCAAAAAGCGGGTTTTGGCGACGATGGTGCATCATCCACTGGGCAATTAAGCTTCCGCCGCGGCTGACGATCCCGGTAATGCGATTGGCGACAAGTGGCAAGTGTTCGAGCAAAATACCACAGTGTAGCGTCATGTAGTCTACGCCTTGCTCAGCCTGGCGTTCGATTACGGCCAATAAATCATCGATTGATAAATCAAGCGGGTCTTTTACGCCTTCAATTGCTTCATAGATTGGCACGGTGCCGATTGGCACTGTTGAATTGCGCAGTATCGCTTCGCGAATGGGGATAATGTTTTTCCCGGTTGATAAGTCCATCACCGTATCTGCGCCGTGATGAATTGCAAGTTTTAATTTATTCACTTCCTCATCTAGTCCTGAGGAAACAGGCGAGTTACCGATATTGGCATTGATCTTACAGGTTGAATTAATACCAATCGCCATTGGTTCAAGTTCGAGATGTTTAATGTTTGCGGGGATGATTAAGCGGCCGCTTGCGATTTCAGCACGAATAAATTCGCTGCTGACTTTTTCGCGTAGAGCAACGTGTTCCATTTCTGGCGTAATTACTCCGGC includes:
- a CDS encoding integration host factor subunit alpha — translated: MEQKDKGCLTKADLIDSVYDNLPFDKQKATQLVEDLIETIKEGLARDDKVMISGFGVFEVKKKKARPGRNPQTGDRIVLAPRNNVKFKPSQILRKDLNGGVDPSGGKDDDY
- a CDS encoding FeoB-associated Cys-rich membrane protein; its protein translation is MHDELESLVIIVVVILAAFGLFQRLRRSKGEKSCGGCCAEKNKKSETPQSFPK
- a CDS encoding lytic transglycosylase domain-containing protein gives rise to the protein MNLRILKYLWNVAVAATVTYCAYHVFITNKNRLISPFGKNLALVLEARQTSMAVCPGSNRQMHPELRVAVRAAAAKYDLDQTLLLAVVATESACKTDAVSPKGARGAMQVMPATGAEVGTDELERTYDNVFAGASYLRKMLDQFGDEKLALAAYNCGPACVRRAKGIPKNKETSEYVRKVTKLKKEII
- a CDS encoding ferrous iron transport protein A translates to MFCEKGKERCLSELKAGESCVVSSVQCECAELKRKLLSLGLTNGREVSVHSIAPLGCPITVSVANTLWSLRKSEASHIRVNDQD
- the feoB gene encoding ferrous iron transport protein B, with product MRTPFIALVGTPNSGKTTLFNALTGSNYKVANYPGVTVEKKEGALQLPSGKKIILSDLPGIYGIGGSSFDEQITSNIILGLDTHTRTPDLILIIADAINLERNLYLISQLLDQNTPTILCLNMMDEVESAGITIYRDLLEKKTNLPVVSISARTKSGLDELQKKIEDLLALEQKDAPHLLSWNKASEQVREELEHIRTDLESVANSPSPYVLAGAYLSQSIVPASASERELINQARARLITSGIDPFSYEASGRYQWAHSVARDVQRLPELKQFSWRAKIDNFISGKYTGLATFAIMMFCMFQAIFSWSSVPTELLDSLITKISGALIQIIPPGQIQSLLVDGILAGVGSVVVFVPQIALLFLFLGFLEDSGYLARAAVLMDRIMRPFGLQGRGFVPLLNSFGCAIPGILSTRSIPSWADRLTTIMVIPLMSCSARLPVYTLIIAAVIPATTVLGVFSLQSITFFGLYFLGIIGALFVALIMRRGFLHHNPTVFVLELPPLRAPSLRTTLRQVWDQVLGFLKNAGTIIFLCSIILWFLTTYPHYDEPQADIRARSSFAGQLGHILEPALKPLGFNWEIGVGLIAAFAAREVFVSSLATMYNVSTEGENSHSLLQLLKERHLQGDFSIATALSLLVFFVFACQCMSTLSVCYRETRSYKWPIIMFGYLTLLAYLASMLTYNVAYSLGL
- a CDS encoding TetR/AcrR family transcriptional regulator, producing the protein MSTTEIPQPDDQGPRERILDASLKLFVGQGYFNTNVPDISKTSRCSVGSIYHHFLNKEEIASCLYKAGIQQFRLALDNSFSEGENFEEALPKVIIAFLKFAEDQELLSRYLWLSRHSEFLSQKISTPTTVGFDSLGRKLARLIRGAMKRGDMAHYEAEIVWNILFGIPLSYVRDWLEGFTKTKPSEIAPVIAQACLAALKAPQKKHKK
- a CDS encoding type II toxin-antitoxin system VapC family toxin, which translates into the protein MIFIDANIFMYAAGKPSPEQKPCQKFLEGLLRPTSREKYCINSEVLQEILHRYIAINKREVAFNCFDSIQILDLAILPIGNEELLRARRLLEDYPKLTTRDAIHIACMEVNQITQVATYDLDFEIVPWVKRVKFIS
- the thiC gene encoding phosphomethylpyrimidine synthase ThiC, with amino-acid sequence MQFGTSANEYGVKELRKDWVAVRKSDPTPTQLKYARAGVITPEMEHVALREKVSSEFIRAEIASGRLIIPANIKHLELEPMAIGINSTCKINANIGNSPVSSGLDEEVNKLKLAIHHGADTVMDLSTGKNIIPIREAILRNSTVPIGTVPIYEAIEGVKDPLDLSIDDLLAVIERQAEQGVDYMTLHCGILLEHLPLVANRITGIVSRGGSLIAQWMMHHRRQNPLFEFYDDVLEILRRYDVSISLGDSLRPGCLADASDAAQFAELKVLGDLTLRAWEKDVQVMVEGPGHVPLDQIQMNVEKQIEWCHGAPFYVLGPLVTDIAPGYDHITSAIGAAVAGWHGAAMLCYVTPAEHLTLPNAEDVRAGIIAYKIAAHAADIARKRPGARDRDDALSTARYGFDWEKQFELSLDPEMARSRHDETLPDPYFKTAHFCAMCGPKFCSMRISEEVKNWARGQLNSGANTLESAPVA